A region of Granulibacter bethesdensis DNA encodes the following proteins:
- a CDS encoding AIDA repeat-containing protein yields the protein MSVIDIASGMTSTGLILGVPGGQYDSATVEGTVISSIVRSAGLIVVSEGGSASSTVISTGGALTISNGGTATDTVIRTGGTQTVYAGGTDSGATVSNGGTQIISSGGTVSDTALKSGGIQIVYAAGSAMNVTVSRGATQFVSSGGETISTDIENGGIQTIYDGGLDDGVMVSSGAIQNVSSGGMAVSGIITGIQNIFYGGNTSSMGLTTGSIQNISSGGRASNILVAGTQNVYAGGSSINASVNGIQNVYSGSIVSNVLITYGGSQNIYDGAVLVGAAVNYNANQNVLSGGNAVSAIISGGTQTILSAGSVTSATVFSGGTQFVSSGGNASLTQISANGLQAVLSGGSVISTTVAGGGTQSVSGGGIASLTVISSGGLQAVVSGGSVISTMLAASGIQTISSGGTATGTIVSADATQIISVGGVVSGTIISTGGIQTVAGVAVDDVITGNGSAVILRGGSLSGSLTFSSAGSGTLLITDFRSVVSGAVISGFQSGDQIDLDWLQYSSNTTVTQSGNTVTVANSYGHYVLTFANAPALLTQADADDSTLLYVADYSQLPKQVSVSGASSSGTMTASFRFNEAYRGIFSNLGSGTVSPDGSTYTIAGTTAEVLSSFQNLVFEPSSSSSAPSFVQVMLKNEIAPVVLQVNTTLNQYLAGGSKADTIIGGSGHDTLASGSGGGVLQAVGSGDLLIGGRGSTVFHDGEGSATIFGGRGQDTIHATAGHDLILTGTGGSTVMLSGQGNSLWSYGADNVAVGAGANTVIGAAGSNATISGGSSGVMFIGAGGASTIMGGDGASTLFGTAGNLTYAAGNGGGFIVTGAGSTSNLFGGSAGGLLAFGQSGATLFYTGGGGADTIQGGNGSIMVNNGVNGTYFGGTAGLNQISVAGHSLAFGGGNGDVLTATGSGNVLQAAGGNTTLNGGGADGTVMFAGTGDDLMIGSTNSASVDIFAFANGQAGGSDTITGFTAGVDRLILNGFSGAQADASYATKSVDGSGNMHFTLTDNTQITLVGVSALSRSQFG from the coding sequence ATGTCCGTTATTGATATTGCTTCTGGCATGACATCGACAGGTCTCATTCTGGGTGTCCCTGGTGGGCAATATGATTCTGCTACGGTGGAGGGCACCGTTATCAGCAGCATCGTTAGGAGTGCTGGTCTAATCGTTGTTTCAGAGGGGGGGAGTGCGAGCAGCACCGTGATCAGCACGGGCGGTGCCTTGACAATCAGCAATGGCGGCACGGCCACTGACACAGTCATCAGGACCGGTGGGACCCAGACTGTTTATGCCGGTGGAACGGATAGTGGGGCGACAGTCAGCAATGGCGGTACCCAGATTATTTCATCTGGTGGCACAGTCAGTGACACGGCGCTGAAATCCGGCGGTATTCAGATTGTATATGCAGCCGGCAGCGCCATGAACGTAACGGTCAGCCGGGGGGCAACGCAGTTCGTGTCGTCTGGTGGAGAAACCATCAGCACGGATATCGAAAACGGTGGAATCCAGACGATTTATGATGGCGGCCTTGATGATGGCGTTATGGTCAGCAGTGGTGCCATCCAGAATGTTTCGTCCGGCGGGATGGCGGTCAGCGGAATTATTACTGGTATCCAGAATATTTTTTATGGTGGTAATACCAGCAGCATGGGACTGACCACCGGCAGTATCCAGAATATTTCTTCCGGTGGCAGGGCTTCCAACATTCTGGTGGCAGGTACGCAGAATGTTTATGCGGGCGGCAGTTCCATCAATGCTTCCGTCAATGGTATTCAGAATGTTTATTCCGGTAGTATTGTCAGCAATGTGCTGATTACGTATGGCGGCAGCCAGAACATCTATGACGGTGCCGTGCTTGTAGGGGCTGCAGTCAATTATAATGCAAACCAGAATGTCCTGTCTGGAGGAAACGCTGTAAGCGCAATCATCAGCGGAGGCACCCAGACCATCCTGTCTGCAGGTTCTGTGACCAGCGCGACAGTTTTCAGCGGTGGAACACAGTTCGTTTCCTCTGGTGGAAATGCCAGTCTCACACAAATCAGTGCAAACGGGCTACAGGCAGTTTTGTCAGGCGGTTCTGTTATCAGCACGACGGTTGCGGGCGGTGGAACGCAGTCTGTGTCAGGTGGGGGCATTGCAAGTTTGACGGTGATCAGTTCCGGCGGTTTACAGGCTGTTGTGTCGGGTGGATCAGTCATCAGCACGATGCTTGCTGCTTCCGGAATCCAGACCATATCTTCAGGTGGCACCGCAACAGGCACAATAGTGAGTGCCGATGCTACCCAGATCATCAGCGTAGGTGGTGTTGTCAGCGGCACAATCATCAGTACCGGTGGTATTCAGACTGTGGCTGGCGTTGCGGTGGATGATGTGATTACTGGAAATGGCTCGGCGGTTATCCTGAGGGGAGGAAGCTTGAGTGGCTCATTGACCTTCAGCAGTGCTGGTAGTGGAACATTGCTGATTACCGATTTCCGTTCAGTTGTTTCCGGGGCGGTGATCAGTGGTTTTCAGAGTGGGGATCAGATTGATCTGGACTGGCTTCAGTACAGCAGCAATACCACGGTTACGCAGTCCGGTAATACGGTGACTGTGGCTAACAGCTATGGCCATTATGTGCTCACCTTTGCCAATGCACCGGCACTTCTGACCCAAGCAGATGCGGATGACAGTACTCTTCTATATGTGGCTGATTATAGCCAACTGCCGAAGCAGGTGAGCGTGAGCGGCGCCTCTTCCAGTGGAACCATGACAGCTTCATTTAGATTTAATGAAGCTTATAGAGGGATTTTTTCAAATCTTGGCAGTGGTACGGTCAGTCCTGATGGCAGCACATACACTATTGCTGGTACAACTGCAGAAGTGTTGAGCTCCTTTCAGAATCTTGTGTTCGAGCCTTCATCCAGCAGTTCTGCACCGTCTTTTGTTCAGGTGATGCTGAAAAACGAAATAGCGCCGGTTGTATTGCAGGTGAACACGACGCTGAACCAGTATCTGGCAGGTGGCTCGAAGGCTGACACGATCATTGGCGGTTCCGGCCATGATACTCTGGCGAGTGGTTCCGGTGGTGGTGTGCTGCAGGCTGTTGGCAGTGGTGACCTGCTGATCGGTGGCAGAGGCTCGACCGTGTTCCATGATGGAGAGGGTTCTGCAACCATCTTCGGCGGTCGTGGTCAGGATACAATCCACGCTACTGCCGGTCATGATCTGATCCTGACAGGGACTGGCGGTTCGACCGTCATGCTGAGTGGCCAGGGGAACTCTCTGTGGAGCTATGGCGCGGATAATGTCGCGGTTGGAGCCGGCGCGAATACCGTGATTGGTGCGGCTGGGTCGAACGCGACGATTTCTGGTGGGTCTTCCGGTGTGATGTTCATTGGGGCTGGCGGCGCGAGCACCATTATGGGTGGGGATGGTGCCTCGACCCTGTTTGGCACGGCGGGTAACCTGACTTACGCGGCGGGCAATGGCGGCGGGTTTATCGTGACGGGCGCCGGCAGCACGTCGAACCTGTTTGGAGGTTCGGCTGGTGGGCTGCTTGCCTTTGGTCAGAGCGGAGCGACGCTGTTCTACACGGGGGGCGGAGGCGCTGACACGATCCAGGGCGGCAATGGCAGCATCATGGTGAATAACGGCGTCAACGGCACGTATTTTGGTGGGACGGCTGGTTTGAACCAGATCTCTGTTGCCGGGCACAGTCTGGCGTTTGGTGGTGGGAATGGCGATGTTCTGACCGCGACAGGGAGTGGGAATGTGTTGCAGGCCGCCGGCGGCAACACGACGCTGAATGGCGGTGGTGCTGACGGCACTGTGATGTTCGCGGGGACTGGCGATGATCTGATGATCGGGAGCACGAATAGCGCGTCAGTTGATATCTTTGCCTTTGCCAATGGTCAGGCCGGAGGCTCTGACACGATCACCGGTTTCACGGCGGGTGTTGATCGTCTGATCCTGAACGGGTTCTCTGGTGCACAGGCGGATGCGTCCTATGCGACGAAGAGCGTGGACGGGTCCGGCAACATGCACTTCACATTGACCGATAACACGCAGATCACGCTGGTCGGCGTTTCCGCACTCAGTCGCAGCCAGTTCGGATGA
- a CDS encoding AIDA repeat-containing protein has translation MANGTIVISSGVTSSGYVIVSGGTYIRADVYGIAVSAQILSGGSQTVSSGGIAIGTMVSGGQQTIVMGAVANGANLVSAGPGYFGQQFVIYGGVANGTRIGAGGLEYILDSSVVNGATVSSGGWQFVSAGGLATDTMVSSGGLQTVSTGGIASRTLLTSSGYQNVSSGGVAIGTQISSGGLQTVSSGGVASGTQISAGGQQYVRPGGVASGTQISSGGQQYVFSGVASGTQISSGGQQLVSSGGVASGTQISSGGRQDVSSGGAASGTQISFGGNQYVDTGGVASDTQISSGGNQYVDIGGVAIGTQISSGGKQVVWSGGLASGTHISAGGTESVSSGGSATSATVSSGGSLVLNGGSVVSGIVYSAGAQQVLVSGASTNAVSFLSAVSQTLSSGGTAIGTVLASGAVQGVSSGGVASGTVVSLGGQQDVVFGGVASSTQISSGGIESVLSGGSATSATVSSGGSLVLNGGAVVSGIVYSAGAQQVLVNGASVSGVSFLSAVSQTLSSGGTATATVLASGALQLVSSGGVASGTVISNGGLQAVSSGGSVLSASVNSGGSQIISAGGSALGTVIRLGGNVSLLSGGVAQSAVLSGGNFTVSSGASVSGVDIENQASDLIVSSGGSAIGTLLNNGRTVVQSGGSVSGTRITTNGDLYLSGGTASDTVLIGGNALISSGGIASGTVLSGGMENIYSGGVAIGTVVSSGSEFVDAGGVASGTQLLGTLQTLSGVAYSAQVIGSGALQSIQSGGVASGTVVTSGGGQQIFAGGVALNDVIAGSGTVTVNSGGVLSGSLTFSGVGSGTLVIGDNSAVVSGAVISGFQSDDEIDLTGLGYDSQTYVTQSGSTTSVVTGNGSYSLNFASDGPGNRVFLARQGSNGSTVLYAAGGILPAQSMSLGGTASSVTAKFGFDSAYAGSYANLGSGEVSTDGKTYSVTGTSAEVSTALQNLVFQPSGGGSASSVSLSLSNEAAPIVLQLDTTLNQYLAGGAAADTIIGGSGHDTLASGSGGGVLQAVGSGDLLIGGRGSTVFHDGEGSATIFGGRGQDTIHATAGHDLILTGTGGSTVMLSGQGNSLWSYGADNVAVGAGANTVIGAAGSNATISGGSSGVMFIGAGGASTIMGGDGASTLFGTAGNLTYAAGNGGGFIVTGAGSTSNLFGGSAGGLLAFGQSGATLFYTGGGGADTIQGGNGSIMVNNGVNGTYFGGTAGLNQISVAGHSLAFGGGNGDVLTATGSGNVLQAAGGNTTLNGGGADGTVMFAGTGDDLMIGSTNSASVDIFAFANGQAGGSDTISGFTAGTDHLVLNGFSGEQVDASYATKSVDGSGNMHFTLTDNTQITLVGVSALSRNQFG, from the coding sequence ATGGCTAATGGAACTATTGTTATTTCTTCTGGTGTTACTTCAAGTGGATATGTAATTGTTTCTGGTGGTACCTATATCAGGGCAGATGTTTATGGTATTGCTGTTTCAGCGCAGATATTGAGTGGCGGTTCCCAGACTGTTTCTTCTGGTGGTATAGCCATTGGGACTATGGTTTCTGGCGGTCAGCAGACTATTGTTATGGGTGCTGTAGCGAATGGCGCCAATCTTGTCAGTGCAGGCCCCGGGTATTTCGGACAGCAGTTTGTCATATACGGTGGTGTAGCGAACGGCACCCGGATCGGTGCGGGAGGACTGGAGTATATTCTTGATAGTAGTGTAGTAAATGGCGCGACAGTCAGTTCTGGCGGCTGGCAGTTTGTTTCCGCTGGCGGTTTAGCGACTGACACGATGGTCAGTTCTGGTGGGTTACAGACTGTATCCACTGGTGGTATAGCGAGTCGCACGCTGCTCACTTCTAGTGGCTATCAGAATGTATCCTCTGGCGGCGTAGCGATAGGCACGCAGATCAGTTCTGGTGGCTTGCAGACTGTATCCTCTGGCGGCGTAGCGAGTGGTACGCAGATCAGTGCTGGTGGCCAACAGTATGTTCGGCCTGGCGGCGTAGCGAGTGGCACGCAGATCAGTTCTGGGGGCCAGCAGTATGTATTCTCTGGCGTAGCGAGTGGCACGCAGATCAGTTCTGGGGGGCAGCAGCTTGTATCCTCTGGCGGCGTAGCGAGCGGCACACAGATCAGTTCTGGTGGCAGGCAAGATGTATCCTCTGGCGGTGCAGCGAGTGGTACGCAGATCAGTTTTGGTGGTAATCAGTATGTTGACACTGGCGGCGTAGCGAGTGACACGCAGATCAGTTCTGGTGGTAACCAGTATGTTGACATTGGCGGCGTAGCGATCGGCACGCAGATCAGTTCTGGTGGCAAACAGGTTGTTTGGTCTGGCGGTTTAGCGAGCGGTACGCACATCAGTGCTGGTGGCACCGAGTCTGTTTCTTCTGGTGGTTCTGCAACGTCTGCGACGGTGAGCTCTGGCGGCAGCCTGGTTCTGAACGGTGGTTCTGTAGTCAGCGGTATTGTTTACTCTGCTGGTGCGCAGCAGGTTCTGGTGAGTGGCGCGTCTACAAATGCCGTGTCGTTTCTCAGTGCGGTTTCCCAGACCCTGTCTTCCGGAGGCACGGCCATCGGAACGGTTCTCGCCTCTGGTGCGGTGCAGGGTGTATCCTCTGGCGGCGTAGCGAGCGGTACAGTCGTCAGTTTGGGTGGCCAGCAGGATGTTGTGTTTGGCGGCGTAGCGAGCAGCACGCAGATCAGTTCTGGTGGCATCGAGTCTGTTCTGTCTGGTGGTTCTGCGACGTCTGCGACGGTGAGCTCTGGCGGCAGTCTGGTTCTGAATGGTGGGGCTGTTGTCAGCGGTATTGTTTACTCTGCCGGTGCCCAGCAGGTTCTGGTGAATGGTGCGTCTGTAAGTGGCGTGTCGTTTCTGAGTGCGGTTTCCCAGACCCTGTCTTCCGGAGGCACGGCAACGGCCACGGTTCTCGCTTCTGGGGCGTTGCAGCTCGTCTCCTCTGGCGGTGTCGCGAGTGGCACGGTCATCAGCAATGGTGGCTTGCAGGCTGTTTCGTCAGGCGGTTCTGTCCTGTCGGCGAGTGTGAACAGCGGCGGCAGCCAGATTATCAGTGCGGGAGGGAGTGCACTCGGCACAGTCATCCGTCTTGGCGGTAATGTATCCCTTCTCAGTGGCGGCGTGGCGCAGTCTGCTGTTTTGTCAGGTGGGAACTTCACTGTTTCTTCCGGCGCCAGCGTATCAGGTGTTGATATCGAGAATCAGGCCAGCGACCTGATTGTTTCTTCGGGTGGTTCCGCGATTGGCACGCTGCTGAACAATGGCAGGACGGTGGTGCAGTCTGGTGGATCGGTATCAGGCACCCGCATAACCACCAATGGTGATCTGTATCTGAGCGGCGGCACGGCCAGCGACACTGTGCTGATCGGCGGCAATGCATTGATCAGCAGTGGAGGCATTGCATCCGGCACGGTGCTGTCGGGCGGGATGGAAAATATCTATTCGGGCGGTGTCGCGATTGGCACGGTTGTCAGTTCCGGCAGCGAGTTCGTGGATGCGGGCGGTGTGGCGAGTGGTACCCAGTTGCTTGGGACACTTCAGACATTGTCCGGGGTTGCGTATAGTGCGCAGGTAATCGGTAGCGGTGCGTTGCAAAGCATCCAGTCCGGCGGCGTTGCTAGTGGGACTGTTGTGACCTCTGGTGGTGGCCAGCAGATCTTTGCCGGCGGCGTTGCGTTGAATGACGTGATTGCCGGTAGCGGGACGGTCACTGTCAATAGCGGTGGTGTGCTCAGTGGCTCGTTGACTTTCTCGGGTGTTGGCAGTGGGACGCTCGTCATCGGAGACAACAGCGCGGTCGTCTCTGGCGCTGTGATCAGCGGTTTCCAGAGCGACGATGAGATTGATCTGACCGGTCTCGGCTATGACAGCCAGACCTATGTGACACAATCCGGCAGCACTACCAGCGTTGTGACGGGGAATGGCAGCTACAGTCTGAACTTTGCGAGTGACGGGCCTGGCAATCGTGTATTCCTTGCGCGGCAGGGTTCGAATGGTTCCACTGTGCTGTATGCAGCGGGAGGCATTCTGCCAGCACAGAGCATGTCTCTTGGTGGCACGGCCTCCAGTGTGACGGCTAAGTTTGGCTTTGATTCTGCATATGCGGGAAGCTATGCGAATCTTGGTTCTGGTGAAGTCAGCACGGATGGCAAGACCTACAGCGTGACGGGGACGTCCGCCGAGGTTTCCACGGCGTTGCAGAACCTGGTGTTCCAGCCGAGCGGTGGCGGTTCTGCGAGTTCGGTCAGTCTGTCTCTGTCAAACGAGGCAGCTCCGATCGTGCTGCAACTGGACACGACGCTGAACCAGTATCTGGCAGGTGGTGCAGCGGCTGACACGATCATTGGCGGTTCTGGCCATGATACTCTGGCGAGTGGTTCCGGTGGTGGCGTGCTGCAGGCTGTTGGCAGTGGTGACCTGCTGATCGGTGGCAGAGGCTCGACCGTGTTCCATGATGGAGAGGGTTCTGCAACCATCTTCGGCGGTCGTGGTCAGGATACAATCCACGCTACTGCCGGTCATGATCTGATCCTGACAGGGACTGGCGGTTCGACCGTCATGCTGAGTGGCCAGGGGAACTCTCTGTGGAGCTATGGCGCGGATAATGTCGCGGTTGGAGCCGGCGCGAATACCGTGATTGGTGCGGCTGGCTCGAACGCGACGATTTCTGGCGGGTCTTCCGGTGTGATGTTCATTGGGGCAGGCGGCGCGAGCACCATTATGGGTGGGGATGGTGCCTCGACCCTGTTTGGCACGGCGGGTAACCTGACTTACGCGGCGGGCAATGGGGGCGGGTTTATCGTGACGGGCGCCGGCAGCACGTCCAACCTGTTTGGAGGTTCGGCTGGTGGGCTGCTTGCCTTTGGTCAGAGCGGAGCGACGCTGTTCTACACGGGGGGCGGAGGCGCTGACACGATCCAGGGCGGCAATGGCAGCATCATGGTGAATAACGGCGTCAACGGCACGTATTTTGGTGGGACGGCTGGTTTGAACCAGATCTCTGTTGCCGGGCACAGTCTGGCGTTTGGTGGTGGGAATGGCGATGTTCTGACCGCGACAGGGAGTGGGAATGTGTTGCAGGCCGCCGGCGGCAACACGACGCTGAATGGCGGTGGTGCTGACGGCACTGTGATGTTCGCGGGGACTGGCGATGATCTGATGATCGGGAGCACGAATAGCGCGTCAGTTGATATCTTTGCCTTTGCCAATGGTCAGGCCGGAGGCTCTGACACGATCAGTGGTTTCACGGCTGGTACGGATCACCTGGTCCTGAATGGTTTCTCTGGTGAACAGGTTGATGCGTCCTACGCGACGAAGAGTGTGGACGGGTCCGGCAACATGCACTTCACATTGACGGATAACACGCAGATCACGCTGGTCGGCGTTTCCGCACTCAGCCGGAACCAGTTCGGATAA